The Methanobacteriales archaeon HGW-Methanobacteriales-1 genome window below encodes:
- a CDS encoding adenylosuccinate lyase, with protein MAIHPIEFRYGTPEMKSVWESENKLQKMLDIESALAQAEAEMGMIPTEYAVEIKKKANTQIVTLERVNEIERATNHDIASIVKALAEQCEGDAGEYVHFGATSNDIVDSSNSLLFKESMEILREKMVRFTQLLLKLADENKENVCIGRTHGQHALPTTYGMKFALWADEMHRQIERLDSCQKRLCVGMMTGAVGTTAALGEEGLQIHEKVSEILGLEAVSISNQVVQRDNHAEFMMVMANLATTLDKIALEVRNLQRTEIMELGEDFDPEKQVGSSTMPHKMNPITAERICGVSRVVRSYVVAAMENNPLWHERDLTNSSCERIIFPEACILTDYILNLSLKLMGNLVFYPENIERNLNLTNGLIMAERLMAELTRKGMGRQTAYGLVRECAIKANKEQKLLSDIILARSELDGYLTPADVEEIMDPHTYIGSAVLSVEKIINLSEDWF; from the coding sequence ATGGCTATTCACCCTATTGAATTTCGTTATGGTACTCCTGAAATGAAAAGCGTTTGGGAATCTGAAAATAAACTACAAAAAATGCTGGATATTGAATCTGCCCTAGCCCAGGCCGAAGCTGAGATGGGAATGATTCCTACCGAATATGCAGTAGAAATAAAAAAGAAAGCTAATACTCAAATCGTAACCCTGGAAAGAGTGAATGAAATAGAAAGGGCGACTAATCACGACATTGCTTCTATTGTAAAGGCCTTAGCTGAACAGTGCGAAGGGGATGCCGGTGAATACGTCCATTTTGGAGCTACTTCTAATGATATTGTAGACAGTTCTAATTCTCTTCTTTTTAAAGAATCCATGGAAATTCTAAGAGAAAAAATGGTTCGTTTTACCCAGCTTCTTTTAAAATTAGCTGATGAAAACAAAGAAAACGTGTGCATAGGTCGAACTCACGGCCAGCACGCCTTGCCTACTACTTATGGTATGAAATTTGCCTTGTGGGCTGATGAAATGCACCGGCAAATCGAAAGGCTCGATTCCTGTCAAAAACGTCTATGTGTGGGCATGATGACTGGTGCCGTGGGAACCACTGCTGCTCTGGGTGAAGAAGGTCTACAGATACACGAGAAAGTATCTGAAATTTTAGGTCTGGAAGCAGTTTCCATATCTAACCAAGTTGTTCAAAGGGACAATCATGCAGAATTCATGATGGTTATGGCCAATCTAGCAACCACACTGGATAAAATAGCCCTGGAAGTAAGAAACTTACAGCGAACCGAGATAATGGAACTGGGAGAAGACTTCGACCCTGAAAAGCAGGTGGGCAGTAGTACCATGCCTCACAAAATGAACCCTATCACTGCTGAGAGAATTTGTGGTGTTTCTCGAGTGGTTAGATCCTATGTAGTAGCCGCTATGGAAAATAATCCATTATGGCATGAGCGTGATTTGACAAATTCTTCTTGTGAGCGAATAATCTTTCCTGAGGCATGTATATTAACCGATTACATACTTAATCTCTCTCTAAAATTGATGGGAAATTTGGTTTTCTATCCTGAAAACATTGAAAGAAACCTTAATTTAACTAATGGTTTAATTATGGCCGAAAGGTTAATGGCAGAGCTTACCCGTAAGGGAATGGGACGGCAAACTGCTTATGGATTAGTTAGAGAGTGTGCCATAAAAGCTAATAAGGAACAGAAGCTTTTATCTGATATTATATTGGCCAGAAGTGAATTAGACGGTTATTTGACTCCAGCAGATGTAGAAGAAATTATGGACCCTCACACTTACATTGGTTCTGCAGTTTTAAGTGTAGAAAAAATAATTAATCTCTCTGAAGACTGGTTTTAA
- the polC gene encoding DNA polymerase II large subunit, whose amino-acid sequence MDYFEELESETKKLYKIAGEARSKGLDVETETEIPLAKDLAERVEGLVGPEGIAERIKFLEEKSSREEAAFKIAAEIASAPLDENSKEDELAQREVMADQALRTALAILTEGVVAAPLEGIAKVRIKQNFDRSNYFAVYFAGPIRSAGGTAAALAVLIGDYIRWAINLAPYVPIDAEIERYVEEVELYESEVTNLQYSPKPDEVRLAARSIPVEVTGEPTDKIEVSHRDLERVETNNIRGGALLAMVEGIIQKAPKVLKYAKILNLEGWDWLEQFSKAPAKKDDEETEIKADYKYIQDIIGGRPVLANPSEKGAFRLRYGRSRNTGLAAMGVSPATMELLEFLAVGTQMKIERPGKGTCVVPVDTIDGPIVKLKNGNVIKISTTAEARKLRPQVDEVLFLGDMLVAFGEFLRNNHVLIPSAWCEEWWAKTIESTEKYDLEKDPLDLKTLIMKKISAEEAFKISEEYDVPLHPEYTYFYHDVSIKDLNLLREWIFTKIDEYQDGDQLKLDMSPQKRILEVIGVPHIMMDSQVIIAPEEAQALTKTLQNTLDETLENTLKAVNEVAPVEIMAKAPTYIGTRVGRPEKTKERKMKPAPHSLFPIGNNGGSRRNIVEAAKKGSITVELARSKCTECQISSFQSICPHCGSPTELAQPGKKKINIAGLLKKASENVGVRKMDEIKGVIGMISEDKFPEPLEKGILRAKNEVFTFKDATIRHDSTDLPLTHFTPKEVGVDVEKLKEMGYEKDCYGAALEEEDQILELKVQDVVVSEHCGQYLLGVAGFIDDLLANFYGLERFYNVKQRKDLVGQLVVGLAPHTSAGVLGRVVGFTKAAACYAHPFFHSAKRRNCDSDEDSIMLLMDALLNFSKSYLPSTRGGSMDAPLVLSSRIDPEEIDDESHNIDAMESFPLEFYQKAQNHSKPSDVLDLIDNVKNRLGTPGQYEGIMFSHNTSSIHAGPKVCLYKTLPTMKEKVESQIQIAEKIRAVDQRGVVEGVLTSHFLPDMMGNTRAFSRQKVRCTKCNSKYRRIPLTGECKCGSNLILSVSKGSVVKYREISRELANRYPIDPYLMQRLDILEFGINSLFESDKSKQSSLDVFL is encoded by the coding sequence ATGGACTATTTCGAAGAATTAGAATCAGAAACCAAAAAACTCTACAAAATAGCAGGAGAAGCTCGCTCGAAGGGGCTGGATGTGGAAACTGAAACAGAAATACCCCTAGCCAAGGATTTAGCTGAAAGAGTAGAGGGGCTGGTAGGTCCGGAAGGCATTGCAGAGAGAATTAAATTTCTGGAAGAAAAATCCAGCAGGGAAGAAGCAGCATTCAAAATAGCTGCCGAGATTGCATCAGCCCCCTTGGATGAAAATAGTAAAGAGGATGAGCTGGCCCAGAGGGAAGTCATGGCTGATCAGGCACTGCGTACTGCTCTAGCCATTCTCACTGAAGGTGTAGTGGCTGCACCACTGGAAGGAATAGCTAAGGTAAGAATTAAACAGAATTTTGACCGTAGCAATTATTTCGCAGTTTACTTTGCAGGTCCAATTAGGAGTGCAGGAGGTACGGCAGCGGCTCTAGCAGTTTTAATAGGAGATTATATTCGATGGGCTATTAATTTGGCCCCTTATGTCCCTATTGATGCTGAAATAGAGCGATATGTGGAAGAAGTGGAATTATATGAATCAGAAGTAACTAATCTACAATATTCTCCTAAACCTGATGAAGTACGTCTAGCAGCACGTAGTATTCCTGTAGAAGTTACTGGGGAACCTACTGATAAAATTGAAGTGTCTCACAGGGATTTAGAGAGAGTAGAAACTAATAATATTAGGGGTGGGGCTTTACTGGCTATGGTAGAAGGTATTATTCAGAAAGCACCTAAAGTACTTAAGTATGCTAAAATACTGAATTTAGAAGGTTGGGATTGGTTAGAACAATTTTCAAAAGCACCAGCTAAAAAAGACGATGAAGAAACCGAAATCAAAGCAGATTACAAGTATATCCAGGATATTATTGGTGGAAGGCCGGTGCTGGCCAATCCTTCAGAGAAAGGAGCATTCAGACTTAGATATGGAAGATCTCGAAATACTGGACTAGCAGCAATGGGCGTTAGTCCGGCCACTATGGAACTTCTGGAGTTTCTGGCAGTAGGAACTCAGATGAAAATAGAAAGACCTGGAAAAGGTACCTGTGTGGTCCCGGTGGATACCATAGATGGGCCTATTGTTAAATTAAAAAATGGAAATGTGATTAAAATATCCACCACAGCAGAAGCACGTAAATTAAGGCCTCAAGTAGATGAGGTTTTATTTTTGGGTGATATGCTGGTGGCTTTCGGTGAATTTTTAAGAAATAACCATGTTTTAATACCTTCGGCCTGGTGTGAGGAATGGTGGGCTAAAACTATTGAATCTACTGAAAAATACGACCTGGAAAAAGATCCACTTGATTTAAAAACACTAATAATGAAAAAAATAAGTGCTGAGGAAGCATTTAAGATATCAGAAGAATATGATGTACCTCTGCACCCAGAATACACTTATTTCTATCATGATGTTTCTATAAAAGATTTAAATCTACTTCGTGAATGGATATTCACTAAAATTGATGAATATCAAGATGGAGACCAGCTAAAACTAGATATGTCTCCTCAAAAAAGGATTCTAGAAGTCATTGGTGTTCCTCACATCATGATGGACTCTCAAGTGATTATTGCTCCGGAAGAGGCCCAAGCACTGACTAAAACTCTTCAAAATACACTGGATGAAACCCTGGAAAACACATTAAAAGCAGTTAATGAAGTTGCTCCGGTTGAAATCATGGCCAAAGCCCCTACTTACATTGGAACAAGGGTGGGAAGGCCAGAAAAAACTAAAGAACGGAAAATGAAACCAGCACCTCATTCTCTTTTCCCTATTGGTAATAATGGTGGAAGCCGCCGAAATATCGTGGAAGCCGCTAAAAAAGGTAGTATAACTGTAGAACTGGCCCGTTCTAAATGTACCGAGTGTCAGATAAGTTCATTCCAATCTATATGTCCTCATTGTGGATCACCTACTGAACTGGCCCAGCCTGGAAAGAAAAAGATTAATATAGCAGGACTTCTCAAAAAAGCCTCGGAAAATGTGGGTGTGCGTAAGATGGATGAAATAAAAGGAGTTATAGGGATGATATCCGAGGATAAATTCCCAGAACCTCTGGAGAAAGGAATTTTAAGGGCTAAAAACGAAGTTTTCACCTTTAAAGATGCTACTATACGCCATGATTCCACTGATCTGCCTTTAACTCATTTTACTCCTAAAGAAGTGGGAGTAGATGTTGAAAAATTAAAGGAAATGGGGTATGAAAAAGACTGCTATGGCGCAGCTCTGGAAGAAGAAGACCAAATATTAGAATTAAAGGTTCAGGATGTAGTAGTATCTGAGCACTGTGGTCAGTATCTGTTAGGTGTGGCCGGTTTTATTGATGACCTTTTAGCTAATTTTTATGGTCTGGAACGTTTTTACAATGTAAAACAAAGAAAAGATCTGGTTGGTCAGTTAGTAGTGGGACTGGCTCCCCACACATCAGCGGGAGTACTAGGCCGTGTGGTCGGATTTACAAAGGCTGCGGCCTGTTATGCTCATCCTTTCTTCCATTCTGCTAAGCGGAGAAACTGTGACAGTGATGAAGACTCTATTATGCTTTTAATGGATGCTTTATTGAATTTTTCCAAGTCCTATTTGCCCAGCACTCGGGGAGGAAGTATGGATGCTCCGCTGGTTCTATCTTCCCGTATAGATCCTGAAGAAATAGATGATGAATCGCACAATATTGATGCTATGGAATCATTTCCCTTAGAGTTTTATCAAAAGGCCCAAAATCATTCCAAGCCATCTGATGTTTTGGATTTAATAGATAATGTGAAAAATCGTCTGGGCACCCCGGGACAATACGAGGGAATAATGTTTTCCCACAATACATCCAGTATCCATGCCGGACCAAAAGTATGCCTCTATAAGACCCTACCTACTATGAAAGAAAAAGTGGAGTCCCAGATTCAAATTGCTGAGAAGATAAGGGCGGTAGACCAAAGAGGAGTGGTGGAAGGAGTACTAACTTCTCACTTTTTACCAGATATGATGGGGAATACCCGGGCATTTTCCCGGCAGAAGGTAAGATGTACTAAATGCAATTCGAAATATAGGCGCATACCACTTACTGGTGAGTGTAAATGTGGTTCTAATCTCATATTGAGTGTTTCTAAAGGTTCAGTGGTGAAATACCGGGAGATTTCCAGGGAACTGGCTAACCGTTACCCTATAGACCCCTACCTCATGCAGAGGTTGGACATTTTGGAATTTGGAATAAATTCTCTATTTGAAAGTGACAAATCTAAACAAAGTTCGCTGGATGTATTCCTGTAA
- a CDS encoding tRNA-specific adenosine deaminase, whose translation MKEALKEAKKSQKEGGVPIGAVLVEDDKIVGRGHNRLLQETSVILHGEMDSIENAGRLKGIDYKKCTLYTTLSPCPMCSGAVLLYKISKVVIGENTTLMGAEDLLEANGVEVINLGLDECREVLEDYITENPYTWAQELERVGGATDLND comes from the coding sequence ATGAAAGAAGCCCTTAAAGAGGCCAAAAAATCACAAAAAGAGGGCGGCGTCCCTATTGGAGCTGTCCTAGTGGAAGATGATAAAATAGTGGGCCGGGGCCATAATCGACTCTTACAAGAGACTTCAGTTATTTTGCACGGGGAAATGGACTCTATAGAAAATGCGGGCCGTTTGAAGGGTATTGATTATAAAAAATGCACTCTTTACACCACATTATCTCCCTGTCCCATGTGTTCGGGAGCAGTACTTCTTTATAAAATTTCAAAAGTGGTTATTGGGGAAAATACTACGCTCATGGGGGCTGAAGATCTTTTGGAGGCCAATGGAGTGGAAGTGATTAATCTGGGCCTGGATGAATGCCGGGAAGTTCTTGAGGATTATATAACGGAGAATCCATATACTTGGGCCCAAGAGTTGGAGAGAGTGGGTGGGGCCACGGATTTGAATGATTGA
- a CDS encoding preprotein translocase subunit Sec61beta, with protein MAKKDKKSLPPSGAGLVRYFEDETRGPKMSPEQVVVMTIILAVFCLALRFSTS; from the coding sequence ATGGCAAAGAAAGATAAAAAAAGCCTCCCACCAAGCGGTGCCGGGCTGGTAAGATACTTTGAAGATGAAACCAGAGGCCCTAAAATGAGTCCAGAACAAGTAGTTGTTATGACCATTATTCTGGCTGTTTTCTGTCTGGCTCTTCGTTTTTCAACAAGTTAA
- a CDS encoding YHS domain-containing protein, which produces MAVDPICKMEVDEKSAKFVSEYKGKKYYFCAPGCKKTFEDNPEKYTEK; this is translated from the coding sequence ATGGCAGTAGATCCTATATGCAAAATGGAAGTGGACGAGAAATCGGCTAAATTTGTAAGTGAATATAAAGGAAAAAAATATTATTTCTGCGCTCCGGGTTGCAAAAAAACATTTGAAGATAATCCTGAGAAATATACAGAAAAATAA
- the nrdD gene encoding anaerobic ribonucleoside-triphosphate reductase has protein sequence MKDARIIAALPTKAETCVLKNNGVNEKFSHDKLVKSLLMVGAPLWASEKIASQVATAAYDGITTAEIKILVYDYLKEIKESAADRYLATNKLRVRTTRDKIEGFDQKKIENTLIQETGASEKLAHKIASDVWKELKKLDVDYLTAPMIREIVNTKLVENGLEDLRRKYTRLGIPVYNITNLIENGSRDNANMIHNPETVHKYVADEALKQYALVHILPNRLADAHMSGDIHIHDLEFFAGRPLNCLQHDLRLFIKHGLKVDGTGDHTSVAGPPKHMETLMNHAGEIMLAAQQNMSGGQSMSLWNVFVAPFAKGLPYEKVKQAVQMLIFNLNMAYAARGSQVPFTSMNLEFNVPKFLQEEPAYGPKGQLVGTYGDFEEETRMLQRAFTETLLEGDSDGKPHLFPNTIYNIRKETLKSEMEEDLMRVHELSAKYGTAYFVNMLASYRGDMANYMGCRTALQDNWTGDWDTDCLRTGNLAYVTLNLPRIAYQSRDDSEVFDYLDSHMDMAVEALMLRRDQAMACLNDYNLLPFLHQKFGDEMYYRIENSTLSFGFVGLNEMLQSYMGSGIDNGESNKFGIKILEHINERADKLRKETGLRWSVLQTPAESTAYRFASLDKEKFKDKAVTQGDRGAYYYTNSSHVPVNSDVLLPEKIKIEEKYHPLTAGGHIFHAFMGESYSSAESLMSLTDKISKKSDIGFWAYSSALSFCIGCKTLMKGLNDQCPTCGERDDVEWYDRITGYVQQVGRAKSASGGWNKGKRQELSDRKRFER, from the coding sequence ATGAAGGATGCGCGAATAATAGCTGCTCTACCAACTAAGGCAGAGACTTGCGTACTAAAAAATAACGGAGTAAACGAAAAATTCAGCCATGACAAACTGGTAAAGTCCCTCCTTATGGTAGGGGCTCCTTTATGGGCTTCAGAAAAAATTGCATCTCAGGTGGCCACTGCGGCCTATGATGGGATAACTACAGCAGAAATAAAGATTCTAGTCTATGATTATCTTAAAGAAATCAAAGAATCTGCAGCTGATAGATATTTGGCTACTAATAAGCTCCGAGTACGTACTACTAGGGATAAAATTGAAGGTTTTGATCAAAAGAAGATCGAAAATACTTTAATTCAGGAAACTGGCGCATCTGAAAAACTGGCCCATAAAATTGCATCTGATGTATGGAAAGAGCTTAAAAAGTTAGATGTTGATTATTTAACTGCTCCTATGATACGGGAAATCGTAAATACTAAGCTGGTAGAAAATGGCCTGGAAGATTTACGTAGAAAATACACTCGGCTGGGGATTCCGGTTTACAACATTACTAATTTAATTGAAAACGGCTCCCGGGACAATGCTAACATGATTCACAACCCGGAAACCGTGCACAAATACGTGGCTGATGAGGCCCTAAAACAATATGCTCTGGTGCACATTTTGCCTAACCGGTTGGCCGATGCCCATATGTCCGGGGATATACACATTCACGATTTAGAATTCTTTGCTGGCAGGCCTCTAAACTGCCTCCAGCACGATTTAAGATTATTTATTAAGCACGGACTGAAAGTAGATGGTACTGGAGACCACACTTCGGTGGCTGGACCTCCAAAACACATGGAAACCCTCATGAATCACGCTGGTGAAATAATGTTGGCCGCTCAACAAAACATGAGTGGTGGACAGTCCATGAGTTTATGGAATGTGTTCGTAGCACCATTTGCCAAAGGATTACCCTATGAAAAGGTTAAACAAGCAGTGCAAATGCTTATATTTAACCTTAACATGGCCTATGCAGCTCGGGGATCTCAGGTACCATTTACCAGTATGAACCTGGAATTCAATGTTCCTAAATTCCTCCAGGAAGAACCAGCATATGGTCCTAAAGGTCAATTGGTGGGAACCTATGGTGACTTTGAAGAAGAAACCCGAATGTTACAGAGGGCCTTCACGGAAACACTTCTAGAAGGAGATTCAGATGGAAAACCTCATCTCTTCCCTAACACTATTTACAATATCCGGAAAGAAACCCTAAAATCAGAAATGGAAGAGGACCTCATGCGGGTGCATGAGCTTTCTGCCAAATACGGAACTGCTTACTTTGTAAACATGTTAGCCAGCTACCGGGGAGATATGGCTAACTATATGGGATGCAGAACTGCCTTGCAGGATAACTGGACTGGAGATTGGGATACTGATTGTCTTAGAACAGGAAATCTGGCCTATGTTACCTTAAACCTGCCACGTATTGCTTACCAGTCCCGGGATGATTCAGAAGTGTTTGATTATCTGGACTCTCACATGGACATGGCTGTAGAGGCTTTAATGCTTAGAAGAGACCAGGCCATGGCGTGTTTAAATGATTATAATCTTTTGCCATTCCTTCATCAAAAATTCGGTGATGAAATGTACTACCGGATTGAAAACTCCACCCTGTCCTTTGGTTTTGTGGGACTTAATGAAATGCTACAATCCTACATGGGAAGCGGAATTGATAATGGGGAATCCAATAAATTTGGAATAAAGATTTTAGAACACATCAATGAACGGGCCGATAAACTCCGAAAAGAAACAGGCCTCAGATGGTCCGTACTCCAGACCCCAGCAGAATCCACGGCCTATCGGTTTGCATCACTGGATAAGGAAAAATTCAAGGACAAAGCAGTTACTCAGGGAGATAGGGGAGCCTATTATTACACCAACTCTTCCCACGTACCAGTGAACTCTGATGTGTTATTACCTGAGAAGATAAAGATTGAGGAGAAATATCACCCCCTCACTGCAGGAGGCCATATCTTCCATGCCTTCATGGGAGAATCCTACTCCAGTGCAGAATCCCTTATGAGTCTCACTGATAAGATCTCCAAGAAATCTGATATTGGTTTCTGGGCCTATTCATCTGCATTAAGCTTCTGCATTGGATGTAAGACTCTGATGAAAGGCCTTAATGACCAGTGCCCTACTTGTGGAGAACGAGACGATGTAGAATGGTACGACCGGATTACTGGCTATGTCCAGCAAGTTGGCCGGGCCAAGTCTGCCTCTGGTGGTTGGAATAAAGGTAAACGGCAGGAATTATCTGACCGAAAACGATTCGAGAGATAA
- a CDS encoding heavy metal translocating P-type ATPase — protein MPEKTKKKADIKISGMGCASCAIKIEKSLDNLEGVQEAQVNLATEKATIEYDPEKLGVGQLEQAVEDAGYVVVKDKAVLKIGGMTCAMCVKAIEDVLSKLEGISEVTVNLGAEKAYVTYNSDIVSIEDMKNAIEDLGYQFLGLEGEESQELEEEIRQKDLRSKKYRIIVGFGVSLPLMAMMLFNVMTPFYMPYFMLVVSIIPFIYVSYPIFSAAFRALQNRTLDMDVMYSLGIGVAFVSSVLGTFNIVLTPEFMFYETALMLAAFLTLGRYLEARAKGRTSTAIKKLIGLQPQNAILIDDGEEKEVPIQDVQVGDLLLAKPGEKIPADGKVMDGESYVDESMITGEPVPAFKNKGKEVVGGTLNKNGVLRFKATRVGKDTVLSQIIRLVDQAQGSKPPVQRIADKAVTYFIPTVLAVAIVSFVVWYFLLGSTLLFGLTVLISILVVACPCALGLATPTAVTVGIGRGAELGILIKEGESLEVSEQINTVLFDKTGTLTQGSPEVTDIVAFNESDGNGVAEEEVLLWAASVERNSQHPIAEAILIKSRQEGMELKEATKFDTIGGKGVTAQADNQEILIGNRALFADKNISLDVKVEESLSNLENEGKTAIIVGQTNEIKGIIAVADAIKKTTALAVRELNNMGLETVMITGDNSKTAHAVANQIGISKVLSEVLPYEKAQEVSKIQSEGKKVAFVGDGINDAPALAQADVGIAIGSGTDVAIESGEIVLINNEPIDAAASIQLSRKVMGRIKLNIFWAFAYNIILIPVAAGLLYPSFGITFRPEYAGLAMALSSVTVVSLSLLLKGYVPAAKKLAMTSKNTDN, from the coding sequence ATGCCAGAAAAAACCAAAAAAAAGGCAGACATTAAAATATCAGGGATGGGATGTGCTTCATGTGCTATTAAGATAGAAAAATCTCTGGATAATTTAGAAGGGGTGCAGGAAGCTCAAGTTAACCTGGCCACGGAAAAAGCCACCATAGAATACGACCCGGAAAAGCTGGGTGTGGGCCAGTTGGAGCAGGCCGTGGAAGATGCAGGATACGTAGTGGTAAAGGATAAAGCAGTTCTTAAAATTGGTGGAATGACTTGTGCCATGTGTGTTAAGGCCATTGAAGATGTATTAAGTAAACTTGAGGGAATAAGTGAGGTAACAGTCAATCTGGGGGCTGAAAAGGCCTATGTAACTTATAACAGCGATATAGTGTCTATTGAGGACATGAAAAATGCTATTGAAGATTTAGGATATCAATTTTTAGGTTTAGAAGGGGAAGAAAGTCAGGAGCTGGAGGAAGAAATACGCCAGAAAGACTTGAGATCTAAAAAGTACAGGATTATTGTGGGTTTTGGGGTATCTCTACCCTTAATGGCCATGATGCTTTTTAATGTCATGACTCCATTTTATATGCCTTATTTCATGCTGGTAGTTTCTATTATTCCATTTATCTATGTAAGCTACCCTATTTTCTCTGCGGCATTCCGGGCACTGCAAAACCGCACTCTTGATATGGATGTAATGTATTCGCTGGGTATTGGGGTGGCCTTTGTTTCCAGTGTACTGGGTACTTTCAATATAGTTCTAACACCAGAATTTATGTTCTATGAAACTGCTTTGATGTTGGCTGCTTTTTTAACACTGGGAAGGTATCTGGAAGCTCGGGCTAAGGGTAGAACCTCCACAGCCATAAAAAAATTAATTGGCCTGCAGCCCCAGAATGCTATTTTGATTGATGATGGTGAGGAAAAGGAAGTCCCTATTCAAGATGTTCAAGTAGGGGATTTGCTTCTGGCAAAACCTGGCGAAAAAATACCTGCTGATGGTAAAGTCATGGATGGTGAAAGTTACGTGGATGAATCCATGATAACTGGTGAACCGGTTCCTGCCTTCAAAAATAAAGGAAAAGAAGTGGTAGGAGGAACCCTTAATAAAAATGGCGTTTTAAGATTCAAAGCCACCCGTGTAGGTAAGGATACAGTTTTATCTCAGATTATACGTCTGGTGGATCAAGCCCAGGGTTCAAAACCCCCTGTACAGAGGATTGCTGATAAAGCAGTAACTTATTTTATTCCTACTGTACTCGCAGTGGCCATAGTGTCATTCGTGGTGTGGTACTTCTTACTGGGTTCTACCTTGCTCTTTGGCCTTACCGTACTAATTTCTATTCTGGTGGTGGCCTGCCCCTGTGCTTTAGGGCTGGCTACTCCCACGGCAGTTACGGTGGGAATTGGAAGGGGGGCGGAATTGGGAATTTTAATTAAGGAAGGGGAGTCTCTGGAAGTATCAGAACAAATAAACACGGTTCTATTTGATAAAACAGGTACTCTGACCCAGGGAAGTCCTGAAGTGACGGATATTGTTGCATTTAATGAAAGTGATGGAAATGGTGTGGCTGAAGAAGAAGTTCTTCTCTGGGCGGCCAGTGTGGAACGTAATTCTCAGCACCCTATTGCAGAAGCCATTCTAATTAAATCTCGCCAGGAAGGTATGGAATTAAAAGAAGCTACAAAATTTGATACCATTGGTGGAAAAGGGGTAACTGCTCAGGCGGATAATCAGGAAATTTTAATTGGGAACCGTGCTCTTTTTGCTGATAAAAATATTTCGCTGGATGTTAAAGTGGAAGAATCCCTTTCTAATCTGGAAAATGAGGGAAAAACAGCTATAATAGTGGGCCAAACTAATGAAATAAAAGGAATAATTGCGGTGGCCGATGCCATTAAGAAAACCACGGCCTTAGCTGTTAGGGAACTCAATAATATGGGATTGGAAACAGTAATGATCACCGGAGATAATTCAAAAACAGCTCATGCAGTAGCCAACCAGATTGGAATTAGTAAGGTTCTTTCTGAGGTTCTGCCCTATGAAAAAGCCCAAGAAGTTTCTAAAATTCAATCTGAAGGTAAAAAAGTGGCTTTCGTAGGTGACGGAATAAATGATGCTCCAGCACTGGCCCAGGCCGATGTAGGAATTGCCATTGGCAGTGGTACTGATGTGGCCATAGAAAGCGGGGAAATTGTTCTCATAAATAACGAACCCATAGATGCTGCAGCAAGTATACAACTTTCAAGAAAAGTTATGGGTCGTATTAAGCTTAATATTTTCTGGGCTTTTGCTTATAATATTATTTTGATTCCGGTTGCCGCTGGACTACTTTATCCCAGCTTTGGAATAACTTTCCGACCAGAATATGCAGGTTTGGCCATGGCCCTGAGTTCAGTCACTGTGGTTTCCTTGTCTTTACTGTTAAAAGGATATGTCCCTGCAGCTAAGAAGCTCGCCATGACTTCTAAAAATACTGATAATTAA